In Sphingopyxis macrogoltabida, the sequence AACGGATGAACCGCTATTCGGCCAAGCGCATCCGCATCGCCGACCCGGCGCTCGGCGCGATCCGGGTCGATGGCGTCTACCGTGCCGGCGATCTCGACGCCTTCGTGGAAGGGATTACCGCGCTGCACCCGGTACGGCAGAATACCTTGGGCGACGAGATCGTTCTGCAGGGCAAATGACGAATGCGGCGGCCAGTGCTGCGCGAGACGGGCAGCGCATGGTCAAGAAAGTTTACGGTCGGGAAACCGGCAGGTCGTCAAATTTACCTAATCGCAATTCATTATTGCCATAGCGATTGCAGGAGTGGGGCCAGCAAGAGACTGTATTTGATGGAAATGCCAGCGCGGATCGAATCCGACGACGTGGGGAACGTCGCCAACGAGAGTGTTTCGCGCGGCTTTTTCGGCAAGCTCGGCGCGCGCAAGACGGCCCAGCGTGCCGCGACCGCGACCCTGCCGACCCACGAAGCGCTCCTTCTCCTCCAGAATTACGAGGAAAGCGGACAGGGCTGGTTCTGGTCGACCGACGCGCAGGGCCGCATCACCTATATCACCGATGCGACCGCAGAGCTGATGGGGCGAACCGGCAGACAGTTGCTCGGCACCGCCTTTACCGAATTGTTCTTGCCGGTCGACAGCCAGGGCGAGCGGCAGCGGACCTTGCCCTTCCTGCTCACGAAACAGTCGAAGTTCGAAGAGCTGCCGCTGCGCAGCGCGTTCGAGGGCGACGACCGCTGGTGGGCGGTGTCGGGGCGACCGCAGTTCGACAACTCGGGCAATTTCGCCGGCTATCGCGGCAGCGGCATGGACATCACCGCCCAGCGCCGGTCGGCCGAAGACGCATCGCGACTGGCGCTCTATGACTCGTTGACCGGGCTCGCCAATCGCTTCAACATCTCGAAAACGCTCGAAACGACGCTTTCCGCCTTTGCCACCCAGCAGCGTTCGTGCGCGATCATGCTGCTCGACCTCGACCGCTTCAAGCAGGTCAACGACACGCTCGGTCATCCGGCGGGCGACGCGCTGCTCAAGCAGGTCGCCGAACGGCTGCTCAAGATCGTCGGCGACAAGGAAATGGTCAGCCGGCTGGGCGGTGATGAATTCCAGATCATCCTCCCCGATCAGGAAGACCGCGGCAAGCTGGGCGATCTGGCGGCCGACATCATCGCCAGCCTGTCGCAGCCCTATTCGGTCGAAGGCAGCCGCTGCATCATCGGCGCGTCGGTCGGCGTCGCAATTGCGCCGTTCGACGGTACGAGCCGCGACGATCTGGTGCGAAATGCCGATCTTGCCCTCTATGCCGCGAAGGGCAACGGCCGCGGCCGTTTCCGTTTCTATTCGAACGACCTGCATCAGGCGGCCGAGGATCGCCGCGCGCTCGAGGAAGATCTGCGCGACGCACTGTCGCGCGGCGAGATGCAGCTCGGTTATCAACCCGTCGTCCAGTCCAAATCGAACATGGTGACCGGGGTCGAAGCGCTGGTTCGCTGGAACCATCCGGAGCGGGGGATGATTTCGCCTGCGACCTTCGTGCCGATCGCCGAAGAGGCGAATATGATCTGGGCGCTCGGCGAATGGGTATTGCGCAAGGCGTGCGAGGACGCGGCAAGCTGGCCCGGCGACATGCGCGTTGCGGTCAATGTTTCGCCGATCCAGTTCGCGAACGAGGAATTGCCGAAGATCGTCGCGAGCGCGCTCGCCTCGACCGGCCTGCCGCCCGACCGGCTCGAACTCGAAATCACCGAAAGCGTCTTCCTTGGCGATTCGGCCGAAACGGCGCGCATGTTCAAGGCGCTGAAGGGACTCGGCGTCCGGCTGGCACTCGACGATTTCGGCACCGGCTATTCGTCGCTCGGCTATCTGCAGTCGGCGCCGTTCGACAAGATCAAGATCGACCAGAGCTTCGTGCGCGGCGCGACGGTGCCGGGATCGCGCAACGCCGCGATCATCGCCGCGATTGTCGCGCTCGCCGAGGCGCTCGAGATGGAAACGACCGCCGAGGGCATCGAATCGCTCGACCAGCTCGACCTCGTCCGCAAACTGGGGGTCAGCCATGTGCAGGGCTATGTCTACAGCAAGGCGGTGGCGCACGACGAACTCCTCGAACATGCCGAGGCGCGATCGTGGACGATCAAGCCGGCCGGCCCGGCCAAGCAGCGCAACGACCGTTTCCAGATGTTCCGCAAGGCGGGCGCGATCCACGACAATCATCGCTATGCCGTGGTCATCCGCAACCTGTCGGCGACGGGCGCCTTTATCGAAGGCATTATCGACGTGCCGACCGGCACCCGGTTCGTCATCGATTTCGGCGAAGGGCAACTGGCGACCGCGACGGTGCGGCGGTCGATGAAGCACCAGCAGGGCGTCGAATTCGAACAGTCGCTGGTCAGCGACGGCAATGGCGGGCTGTGCACGCGCCACCGCGTGTCACCCTATCTGATTGCGGCGGCCACCCAGCAATCGGGCGGTTTGTCGGTTCCGCTGTTCTCGACCACCAGCGACTATACCGGAACCTGATCTGCCGCTGTCCGTTTCATCTTCGACGATCGATCGACGGAGAAGAGGAATGGCAGAAACGAAAATCTTCGCGCGGCTGAAGGCCGACCACGACCGGCACCGCAAATTGCTCGACCAGATCGATGCGACGCAGGGCGACAGCGACGACCGCGAAAAGCTGTTCGAGGCGTTTCGCGTCGAAGTGACCGCGCATGCGGCGTCCGAAGAGATGTCGCTTTACGCTACGATGCTCGCCGATCCCGACCTCCGCGAAGAGGCGCAGCACAGCGTGTCGGAGCATAAGGAAATCGACGACATGCTCACCGAACTCTACGAGATGGACTTCGCTTCGACCGGCTGGCTGACGCGCTTTCGCACCATGAAACACCGTTACCTCCACCATATCGATGAAGAAGAGGAGGAGATGTTCCCCGCCGCCGAGAAGGAGCTGTCCGACGCGCGGAAGAAGGAACTGATCAAGATTTTCGAAAAGGAAAAGCCGAAGGAAAAGGCAAAGGCGGCGGCCGAGGAGCCGTCGAGCGAAGAGGCGCGGGACTAACCCCGCCTCGACTTTCCGCGTCTTCCCCGTCATAGGCGCGCGCCATGACCGACAGATTCGCATTTCGGGTCGCCGCGACCGACGGCGCCGCGCGCACCGGCGTCATCGCCATGCAGCGCGGCGAGATCCGTACCCCCGCTTTCATGCCCGTCGGCACCGCCGCGACGGTCAAGGCGATGCGCCCCGCCGAAGTGCGCGCGACCGGCGCCGACATCATCCTCGGCAACACCTATCATCTGATGCTGCGGCCCGGCGCCGAGCGGATGGCGCGGCTCGGCGGTCTCCACAATTTCATGGGTTGGGACCGCCCGATCCTGACCGACAGCGGCGGCTATCAGGTGATGAGCTTGTCGGCGCTGACCAAGCAGAGCGAGGAAGGCGTCGCGTTCAAGAGTCATCTCGACGGCTCGCGGCATATGCTGACCCCCGAACGCTCGATGGAAATCCAGCGGCTGCTGGGCAGCGACATCGTGATGGCGTTCGACGAATGTCCGCCGAACGGCGTCGACGCAAAACGCGCCGAGGCGAGCATGGAGCGTTCAATGCGCTGGGCGGCGCGCAGCCGTGCGGGTTTCGATGCAGGCGGCGAGCATGCGGAGCGGGCGGCGCTGTTCGGCATCCAGCAGGGATCGTTGGACGAGACATTGCGCGCCCGCTCGGCGGCGGCGCTGACCGACATCGGCTTCGACGGCTATGCGATCGGCGGCCTCGCCGTTGGCGAGGGGCAGGATGCGATGTTCGGCGTGCTCGATTATGCGCCCGGCCAGCTCCCCGCCGACAAGCCGCGTTACCTGATGGGGGTCGGCAAGCCCGACGACCTTGTCGGCGCCGTGGCGCGCGGGGTCGATATGTTCGATTGCGTGCTGCCGACGCGGTCGGGACGTAACGGGCAGGCCTTCACCTGGGACGGCCCGGTCAATATCCGCAACGCCAAACATGCCGAGGATATGGCGCCGCTCGACGCCGACTGTTCCTGTCCCGTCTGCACGACCTGGTCGCGGGCCTATCTCCACCACCTCGTCCGGGCCGGCGAGATGCTGGGCGCGATGCTGATGACTCAGCATAATCTTCATTTCTATCAGGTACTGATGCAGCGCATGCGCGATGCGATCGCCGCTGGCAGTTTCGCGGCGTTCCGGAGCGATTTCGAGGCGCGCTACCGGCGCTGAGATCAGCTCAGCTTGTTGAGAAGGTCGATCATCGACTGCGGGATCGATTCATCGACCGCAGTATCATAGGCCCGGCGCAGCGCGAGGTTTACATCCTGCGCCTTGCGGGGATTTTTCTTTTCGGCATCTTTCCCGGCCGGCTTTTGGGGCGACGAACCGGGTTCAGATGGCATTATCGAAGCATCCGCTGGACATGGGGCCTTGTGCTAAACGTGCGTTCGCCAAACTGCAATGGCGCGTTTGTTCCTTCCGCAGGAAACTAATTTGCGGCTAAATCGTTCCCTTACGGCGTAATTTGTCCGGCGCAGGATGCGTCGTGACCGGGTTTCGCTTGGTTTCGTGCGGGTTTCGGGGCAGGCTCTGCCTGTATCAGGAGGTATATCATGTCATTGGGTCAGGCGATTGCGCCGCATCTTCCCTATCTCCGGCGCTATGGCCGCGCGATTTCGGGGAGCCAGCAGAGCGGCGATGCGCTGGTCGCACGCCTGCTCGAGACGCTGGTCGCCAACCCCGGGTCGGTCGATGCGGAAGCCGACCTGCGCATCCAGCTCTACCGCATGGTCCACGACAATTTCGGCCTGATGAATCAGGAAGCGGCGAACGACGACCAGAAGGCGCTGTCCGAGATCGCGATCGCCGACGCGCGGCTGCGTCGCATTCCCTCGCTCGCGCGGCAGGCGCTGCTGTTGACCGCGGTCGAAGGGTTCAGCCCCGAAGACACCGGCCGCATCATCGGCCGCGACGCCGGCGCCGTCGATGCGCTGATTGCCGAGGCGACCGACGAGATCGACCGCCAGACGCGCGCGCGCATCCTGATTATCGAGGACGAGCCGATCATCGCGATGGACATCGAAATGATCGTTCGCGACTTGGGTCACGACGTCGTTGCCGTCGCGACGACGCACCGCGAGGCGGTCGACGAAGCGCAAAAGCATCAGCCGGGGCTGGTGCTCGCCGACATCCAGCTCGCCGACAACAGCTCGGGGATCGAGGCGGTGCAGGAGATCCTCTCCGACGTGAAGCTCCCCGTCATCTTCATCACCGCTTTCCCCGAACGACTGCTGACCGGCGACCGGCCCGAGCCGGCGTTCCTGCTGACCAAGCCCTATCAGCCCGCGACCTTGCGCGCGGCGATTTCGCAGGTGCTGTTCTTCGACGAAAGCACGGTCCCGGCCTGAATAGCCGCGGCGGGGGTTGCTACCTTGTCGGCGGCGGGCGATAGCCGCCGTCGATGACTGTACCCGACGCTTCCGCCCGCCAGTCGGCGCTCGACCGCCTGACCGCCCACGCTCCTTTTCTTGCGCGGCTGGTGGATATCAATCCGGATGATATCCAGCGTTTCCTTGCCGAAGGAACCGATGCTGCGCTGGCTTCGGTCACGCCGCCGCAGGTCGACGACGATATCATGCGGACGCTTCGCCAGTGGCGCGGGCGGATGGCGCTGCTCCTCGCGCTGGGCGACCTGTCGGGCGAGCATGATGTGGCGACGACGACGCGGTTGCTGACGGCCTTTGCCGACGAAGCCTGCGATGCGGCGCTTGCCGCCGCCTTCGCGGAACGCGTGCCGGGCGAAGAACCGCGCGGGCTCGCGGTGATCGCGCTCGGCAAGCTCGGCAGTCACGAACTCAACTATTCGTCGGACATCGATCCGATCCTGATCTTCGATCCCGACACCATGCCGCGGCGCCAGCGCGACGACCCCGACGAAGCGGCGGTGCGGATCGCGCGGCGGATGGTCGAAATCTTGTCGGCGCGTACCGGCGACGGCCATGTGCTGCGCGTCGATCTGCGTCTGCGGCCGCATCCCGAAGTGACGCCGATCGTGCTGCCGGTGAATGCCGCGATTTCCTATTATGAATCGGAAGCGCTGGCGTGGGAGCAGGCGGCCTTCATCCGCTCGCGCGCCTCGGCTGGCGACCGGGCGCTCGGCGAGCGCTTCCTGAGCGCGATCCAGCCCTTTATCTGGCGCCGCAGCCTCGATTTCCGCCAGCTCAAGGAAATCGGTGCGATGAGCGACCGCATCCGCGACCATTTCGCGCAGGGGCAGGCGTTCGGTCCGGGTTACGACCTGAAGCGCGGTCGCGGCGGAATTCGCGAGATCGAGTTTTTCGCGCAGGTCCACCAGCTCATCTACGGCGGGCGCGATCCGTCGCTGCGCCCGCCCGCCACGGTCGATGCGCTCGCGGCGCTTGCCGAGGCGGGGCGGATCGAGGCTGAAATCGCCAAGCGCCTGTCGGGCCATTACGCGACGCTACGCCGTGTCGAGCATCGGCTGCAGATGATCGAGGATCAACAGACGCATAGTCTGCCGGTGCAGCCGGCGGCGCTCGATTGCGTCGCCCGGCTCGACGGGCATGCCGACGGTGCGGCGCTGCTCGCGATGCTGGAGCCCGTCGTGACCGATGTCGGGGCCTGCTACGACCGGCTCGTCGCCGAACGTGCGGTGACCGCTGGCCTGCCGAAGGGCGAAGGCGAACTGGCGGCGCAGCTCATGGGTGCGGGGTTCGACCCGCCCGATGCGGCGCTACGCACGATCGCCGAATGGCGCGGCGGCAAACAGCGCGCGCTGCGCAGTCCGGCGGCGCTCGATGCGCTGGAAACGGTGCTCCCCGAACTGGTGAAGGCGCTCGGCGCCGCACCCGATCCCGATGGCGCGTTGCTGCGCTTCGACAAACTTGTCGCCGGCCTGCCGAGCGCGGTCAATTTCTTCCACCTGCTCGCGGCGCAGCCCGCCCTTGCGAAGGTCGCGACTCGGGTGCTGTCGCTCGCGCCGACGCTCGCCGATGCGCTGGCGACCCGGGTTGAACTGATCGAAGGGCTGATCGACAGCCGCGCCTTCGATGCGCCCGCCGACACCGAAGCCTTGCGCGCCGAATGGGCACCAGGGCTGGCGGGGCTCGATTATGAGCGGCTGCTCGATCGCGTACGCGATCGCGTCGGCGAGCGGCGCTTCGCCTATGGCGTGCAATTGATCGCCGGAGCGACCGATCCTTTGATCATCGCGCGCGGTTACGCCGATCTCGCCGAGGCGGCGCTCGGGGTGCTTGGCGACGCGACCGTTGCCGAATTCGTCGCGGCGCACGGACGCATTGCGGACAGCGAACTGATCGTGCTGGCGCTCGGCCGGCTGGGCGGGCGGGCGCTGACCCACGCGTCGGACCTCGATCTCATCTATCTGTTCACCGGCGACCATCTCGCCGAATCGGACGGACCGCGGCCGCTGGGTGCGACGACCTATTACAACCGCCTTGCGCAGCGGGTGACCGCAGCGATGTCGGTGCCGACCGCGGCAGGCAAGCTGTATGACGTCGATACGCGGCTCCGCCCGTCGGGGGAGCAGGGGCCGCTCGTCGTCACGCTCGACAGCTTCGAACGCTACCAGCGCGAGGAGGCGTGGACGTGGGAGCATATGGCGCTGCTTCGCGCGCGTCCCGTCTATGGATCGGCCGGGCCCCGGGCCGATGTCGGCCGGATCATCGCCGAACTGCTCTCGATGCCGCGCGATCCCGCGAAGCTGGCACAGGACGCGGCAGAAATGCGCGACAGGATAGCGGCGCATAAGCCCCCCAAAGGGACGCTCGATATCAAGGGCGGACCCGGCGGGCTCGTCGACCTCGAATTCGCGATGCAGGTGACGCAGCTTGCCAGCGGGCAATGTCACGACCCCAATATCGCCGCCGCGCTGGCGTGCCTGAAGGCAGCCGGACTTGCGCCGGCGGAGGTGTGTGACGCGCACGGGCTGCTGGCGCGAATGCTCGTGATGCTGCGTCTCACCGCGCCCGAGGGCGAGCCAGCCACCGCCGCAGCGCGGCAACTTGTCGCGAGTGCGTGCGGCGAGCCGGGCTGGCCGCAACTGCTTGCCGCGCACGACGCGGCACGGCAGGAGGTCGCGAGCTGGTGGGCATCGATTCGCCCGCAAATGCCGGTACAGCAGGAGACAGGATCATGAGCGGCCCGCAAATCGGAGATGCCATTCCGGCGGTCAAACTTCTCGATGCCGACGGCGCGACGATCGACGTCGCCGCGATGAAGGGCGCGCCGCTGGTCGTCTATTTCTACCCCAAGGCCGATACGCCCGGCTGTACGGTCGAGGCGCAGGATTTCACGCGTCTCGCGCCCGAATTCGCGCATCTGAAGGCGCAGGTGCTCGCGGTGTCGCGCGACGCGCCGGCGAAGCTCTGCAAGTTCCGCGACAAATACGGGCTGACCGTCCGCCTCGCTTCGGACGAGGACGGCGCGGTGTGCGAAGCGTTCGGCACATGGGTCGAAAAGCAGAATTACGGCCGCACCTATATGGGGATCGAACGCTCGACCTTCCTGTTCGGTGCCGACGGCAAGCTGGCGAAGGAATGGCGCAAGGTCCGCGTGAAAGGCCATGCCGAGGCGGTGCTGGAGGCGGCGAAGGCGCTCTGACATGACGAGTTTGGGTGAAGCCGCACGGGCCGTGCTGCTGACGCCGGACCCGCACGACAAGCGCCGCGCCGCGCGCAGCCTAGCGCGCGCGTGGCGGCAGGGGCGGCTCGACCATCGCTGCGACGTCGCGATGCCCTACCAGCCCGCCTGGCCGGCGACGCCCGAACTGCTGCCGCCGAACCAGATGCCGCGGCGGCGCAAGGGCGGGTCGGAGCGCGGTCGGATCGCGCTACTCCACGCCCTCGCGCACATCGAATTCGTTGCGATCGATCTGGCGGTCGACCTGATCGGACGCTTCGGCGGTGAATTTCCGCGCCAGTTCGTCGACGACTGGATCGGCGTCGCCGCCGACGAAGCGATGCATTTCGCTCTGCTCGACCGTCGTTTGCGCGGCCTCGGCAGCCACTATGGCGCGCTGCCCGCACATGCCGGCTTATGGGAAGCGGCGCAGTTGACCGTAGACGATGCGCTGGCCCGGCTGGCCATCGTGCCGATGGTGCTCGAAGCGCGCGGGCTCGACGTCACACCGGCGACGATCGACCGCTTCCAGGGCGTCGGCGACGAGGTTTCGGCGCGGATATTGGCGCGAATCTATAGCGATGAGATTCGCCATGTGAGCGCGGGCACAGTCTGGTTCGGCTGGCTGTGCGACGAACGGGGATTCAACGTCGTCGAAACGTGGCAAAGCCTCGTAAAATCGCGATTCCGGGGCGCGCTCAAACCGCCGTTCAACGACTCGGCGCGCCGTGATGCCGGTTTAACGCAAGAATTCTACGCCGTTATTGCTTCGTAAGGATTGGAACAGCACACAGGCTTCGCGGGGGATGAGCAATCATCCAAACCAACAAACACCGGCGCCAAAGCCCTTTTGTGACTTTGGCGACATGGCAAATGCGGGGTCGTCGTTTTGATAAACACTCTTCTGGCGCAGAAGTTGCACCAAGTCGCAATCATCTGCGCGGCAGCATGTTTCGGACTGGCCGCCCCGGCCGTCCACGCCGCCGACACCAGCGCCGATGCCAGCATCAACGTTCCCGACGAACCCGATGACGACAGCTTCATCGCCGGCCGGATTTCGCCGAGCGAGGACACCGAAGCCCGCGCGATCTTCCAGGCCTGGAAGCGTCTCGACACCGGCCTCTCGGCTTCGATCGGCGTTGCAGTGCCGTCGCGCCGCCCGATCGAGCAGATGTCGCTCTCCTCGTCCTACGGCATGCGCGTTCACCCGATCACGGGCAAGGTCGCGCGCCACAACGGCATCGACATTCCGGCGCCGCATGGCACCCCCATCTATGCCACCGCCGACGGCATCGTCGGCCGCGCCCAGCGTCTGGGCGGCTATGGTAATTATGTCGAAATCGAACATGGCAACGCGATCCAGACGCGCTACGGCCATATGTCTTCGTACATCGTCACCCCCGGACAGTCGGTCAAGAAGGGCCAGATCGTCGGCTATGTCGGCTCGACCGGGCGTTCGACGGGCAACCACCTCCATTATGAAGTCCGCATCGAAGGCGCGCCGGTCAATCCGATGCCCTTCGTTCGTTCGGATTCGATGGCGATCGCCGCGCTGACGGGCGACAAGCTCGCAATGGGCGGTCCCGAGTAAGAAATTCAGGGTCGGAGAGGAGGGGGCGTCCGCCGGCCTTAGGCCGGGGCGCCCTTTTCATTTGCGATAAAGCGCCTATCTAAGCCCCATGGCCACCCAGCTTTCCGATATCACCCTGTCGCCCGCCGCCGCTGCGCGCGTCCGCTGGATTGCGGAACGCAAGGGCGGGGCCGCCCCGGCGCTGCGCCTCGCCGTCGATGGCGGCGGCTGTTCGGGCTTCACCTATCGTTTCGGCTTGGCCGAGAGCATCGAGGGCGATGATATCGTCACCGAAACCGACGGCGTGAAACTGGTCGTCGATCCGGTCAGCATCGACCTTGTGCGCGGCTGCGTCGTCGATTTCGTCGATTCGCTCGGCGGGTCGTCCTTCAAGGTCGAAAATCCGAACGCCGCCTCGGGCTGCGGTTGCGGGTCCAGCTTCTCGATCTGACGCCTTTCTAAGCTGCCAGCTTGCTGGCATAGGTGCGCCATGAAAATCGCGACCTTCAATATCAACGGGATCAAGGCCCGTCTGCCGCGCCTCGTCGAATGGCTCGAGGAAACGCAGCCCGATATCGCCTGCCTGCAGGAACTGAAGTCGAGCGACGAGACGATGCCGACCAAGGAGATCGAAGCCGCGGGTTACGGCTTCCTCTATCATGGGCAAAAGGGCTTCAACGGCGTCGCGATCCTCGCCAAGGGCACGCAGCCTGTCGAGGTGCAGCGCGGGCTCGCCGGCGAAGCCGAGGACGAGCAGTCGCGTTATCTGGAAGCCGACGTCCACGGCCTCCGCGTCGCGTCGATCTACCTCCCCAACGGCAATCCCCAACCGGGGCCGAAATTCGATTACAAGCTGCGCTGGATGGCGCGGTTGCGCGAGCGCGCCAGAGCATTGCTGGCGGCCGAAATTCCGACAATTCTCACCGGCGACTATAATGTCATCCCGCACGACGACGATGTGTGGGATCCGCGCGCGATGGCGACCGACGCGTTGATGCAGCCCGAATCGCGCGATGCGTGGTTCCGCCTGCTCGGCGACGGCTGGACCGACGCCATCCGCAGCCGCCATCCGGCGGGCGGCGTGTGGACCTTCTGGGACTATCAAGCCGGCGGATGGCAACGCGATCATGGTTTCCGGATCGATCACCTGCTGCTCAGCCCGGCGTTGGCCGACCGGCTGGTCGATGCCGGGGTCGACAAGGATCATCGCGGCCGCGAAAAGGCGAGCGACCATGCGCCGACCTGGGCGGTGCTGTCCTGATATCCACGCGCGCTGGCAAGTGCCGGCGGTTGCATCGACTGTTGCAAAAAAGTCGCAGCGCTTCGTTTTACACGGCGCGCATCGACTTTTCGTTTGTGCGCCGCAACAAATTCGCTGACAGGTTGATCACGCGAGACCGGACTGGCCCGAAAAGAGGCTGGCCGTCGCGCGGCAGGCAGGGACGATCCGTTTAACCAGTCAGGGATCTGTCCATGAAAAATCTCTCCCGTGCATGCTTCGGCGTGCTTCTCGCCGCTTCGGCCCTCTCGACCCCCGCCTTCGCGCAGGACGCCGAAGAAGATAGCGACGGCATCACCATCACCGGCAGCGCCACCGTCGTCAGCGACTATCGTTTCCGCGGCTTCAGCCAGTCGAACGAAGAGGCCGCGATCCAGGGTGGCTTTACCATTGGCCATGACAGCGGCCTGTATGTCGGTACCTGGGGATCGAGCATCGGCTTCAACAACGGCACCGAAATCGACGTCTTTGCGGGCTTCGCCAAGGAGGTCACGCCCGGCCTGACCGCCGACATCGGCGCGACCGTCTATCTTTACCCCGGCGCCAACAACACGACGGTGATCGAACCCTATGCCTCGCTGACCGGCGCGATCGGCCCGGCGACGGTCAAGGGCGGCATCGCCTGGGCTCCCGGTGGCCAGAATTCGCTCGGCGATGCGAGCGGCGTCTACATCTACAGCGACGTCGGCGTGCAAATCCCCGACACCCCGTTCAAGCTGAAGGGCCATGTCGGCTATGCCAAGAGCGACAGCTTCCTCGGCGGGCTCGACGGCGAAGTGTTCGACTATTCGGTCGGGGTCGATGTCACGTGGAAGGTGCTCACCCTCGGGGTCGCCTATGTGAATACCGACGCCCCGAAGTTCGGCGGTTACAAGGAAGCGGTCGGCGCCGACGG encodes:
- a CDS encoding TorF family putative porin, translating into MKNLSRACFGVLLAASALSTPAFAQDAEEDSDGITITGSATVVSDYRFRGFSQSNEEAAIQGGFTIGHDSGLYVGTWGSSIGFNNGTEIDVFAGFAKEVTPGLTADIGATVYLYPGANNTTVIEPYASLTGAIGPATVKGGIAWAPGGQNSLGDASGVYIYSDVGVQIPDTPFKLKGHVGYAKSDSFLGGLDGEVFDYSVGVDVTWKVLTLGVAYVNTDAPKFGGYKEAVGADGAVVFSLGAAF
- the xth gene encoding exodeoxyribonuclease III, with product MKIATFNINGIKARLPRLVEWLEETQPDIACLQELKSSDETMPTKEIEAAGYGFLYHGQKGFNGVAILAKGTQPVEVQRGLAGEAEDEQSRYLEADVHGLRVASIYLPNGNPQPGPKFDYKLRWMARLRERARALLAAEIPTILTGDYNVIPHDDDVWDPRAMATDALMQPESRDAWFRLLGDGWTDAIRSRHPAGGVWTFWDYQAGGWQRDHGFRIDHLLLSPALADRLVDAGVDKDHRGREKASDHAPTWAVLS
- a CDS encoding M23 family metallopeptidase, whose amino-acid sequence is MHQVAIICAAACFGLAAPAVHAADTSADASINVPDEPDDDSFIAGRISPSEDTEARAIFQAWKRLDTGLSASIGVAVPSRRPIEQMSLSSSYGMRVHPITGKVARHNGIDIPAPHGTPIYATADGIVGRAQRLGGYGNYVEIEHGNAIQTRYGHMSSYIVTPGQSVKKGQIVGYVGSTGRSTGNHLHYEVRIEGAPVNPMPFVRSDSMAIAALTGDKLAMGGPE
- the erpA gene encoding iron-sulfur cluster insertion protein ErpA, which gives rise to MATQLSDITLSPAAAARVRWIAERKGGAAPALRLAVDGGGCSGFTYRFGLAESIEGDDIVTETDGVKLVVDPVSIDLVRGCVVDFVDSLGGSSFKVENPNAASGCGCGSSFSI